The following DNA comes from Cellulosilyticum sp. I15G10I2.
AGACCAGCAGGCTTAAAGACACATATTCTCGTATGTATAGGGGCAACTCTTGCGATGATTACCAATCAATATATTTTCAATGTCTACGGTGAGATTGTAGATCCAGCAAGGCTTGGAGCCCAAGTAATAAGCGGAATAGGTTTCTTAGGTGCAGGAACAATTATTGTAACGGGCAGGCAGCAGATTAGAGGACTTACCACAGCAGCAGGGCTTTGGGCCTCAGCGACGATGGGACTTGCAATAGGTATTGGCTTCTATTCTGCAGCAATCATCGGATGTATTTTTATCTTTATCGTTATGACTGTGGTACAAAAAGTAGATAATATGATTGTAGCAAAATCGCCAATTTTAGAAATTTATATGGAGTTTTCAAATATTGAAAATGTAAGGGTATTTATTGATCTGACAAAAACTTATGAGTTGAAGATACTCGGTATTCAGCTCACAGAGCCAAGTAAATACAACGCTCAAGGGGTAGGGGCTCTGTTGACGATTCAAACTTCCCATAATGAGAACCATGCCGATATTATGGCACTACTGCGAAGTTTAGACGGTGTGCTTAACGTAGAAGATGTTGCACAGATATAGAAGAAGCTAAAGGAATCCAAAAGAAGGATATCTATTCAAGGTATCCTTCTTTTGGTTCTTTTTAAATTTACATATAATTTTGTTAATAATAATAGATTTCCATTGATATTTGTTATTATATATGATATGTTTAAAATATGAAATAAGCATAATAATAAATGTAATTAATAGATGTAATGATGAATATTTTGAAATGGGAGGAATTAAAATGAAAGTCGTTGTTGTAGGATGTACCCATGCAGGCACAGCTGCTGTTGTTAATATTAAAGCACTCTATAAAGACTGTGATGTGACAGTGTATGAAAGAAATAATAATATCTCATTTTTATCTTGTGGTATTGCCCTTAATGTAGGAGGTGTTGTAGAAGATTCTCAAAAATTATTTTATAATTCGCCTGAAGGGCTTGTTAAGCTTGGTGTAAAAACCCGAATGGAGCATGATGTACTAGACATAGATTTTAAAAGCAGGACTTTGAAAGTTAAAAATTTAACTAATGGTGAAGTGTTTGAAGATCACTATGATAAGTTAATCCTTACACTGGGCTCATGGCCGGTAATCCCGCCGATAGAAGGGATAGATCAAGAGAACATTGTACTTTGTAAAAATTATAATCATGCGCAGACTATCATTCAAAAGACAGAGGAAGTTCAAAATGTGGTGGTAATAGGCGCAGGCTACATTGGTGTAGAGCTTGCAGAGGCTTTTGAGGTAAAAGGCAAGCAGGTTACACTTATTGATGCAGAAGAACGTATTATGAGTAAATATTTAGATGATGAATTTACAGACCTTGCAGAAAATGCGTTTATTAATCATGGCATAAAGCTTGCACTTAAAGAATCGGTTGTTAAGTTTGAAGGCGAACAAGGAAAAGTGACAAAAGTTATTACAGATAGGGCGAGTTATGATGCAGATCTGGTTGTGATGTGCATTGGGTTTGCACCTAATAGCGCTTTAGTCAAAGGAAAGATTGATACGTTGCCTAATGGGGCCATTCTTATTGATGACTATATGAGAACGAGTGAAAAGGATGTTTTTGCTGCAGGGGACTGCTGTGTGGTACGGTTTAACCCAGCGGGAGATTATCGTTATATTCCTCTTGCAACAAATGCGGTAAGAATGGGGACTTTGGTAGCTAAAAACCTTATGGAACCTAAGCTTAAGTATATGGGGACACAAGCTACATCAGGTATTAAGATTTATGAATATTGTATTGCTTCTACGGGTATGACTGAAGAGGTGGCAAGAGCAACTACAGATAGGGAGATCGACGCTGTAGTCCTTACAGATAACTATCGACCGGAGTTTATGCCGACTTTTGAAATGGCTACTGTTAAATTAGTTTATGATAAGTCTACAAGAAGGATCCTTGGGGGGCAGATTATTTCTAAGCAGGATTTGACCCAATTTATGAATACTTTATCTGTAGTTGTACAAAATAATATGACGATCGAAGAACTGGCTATGACAGATTTCTTTTTTCAACCCCACTTTAATAAGCCTTGGAGTCTGCTAAATGCAGCAGCGCTTAAGGCACTCTAAAAAAAGGAGCGGTGTATATGAGTGACGATTTAGATCAAGCGTTAAAGGATAAATTGACTAAGGTATGTATTTGTAAGGGGATTAGCCGTAAGGTAATTAAGGAAGCTATTAAGGATGGTGCGCATACCGTAGAAGCGGTGCAAAAGGTGACTGGTGCAGGAAGTGGTGGATGCAAGGGGAATAGGTGTACGCCGAAGATTAGGGAGCTGATTGAGAGTATGACGGAATAACGGATTGAGTGATTGTTCTTTGGTAAGGTTCGCAGGGGCGGCGGGGGCACTTTACGTCTCTCCCGCCTACCCACTGCCAAACCCGAGTCGAGCCGTAAAGTGCCCCCGCCCACCCTGCTAGGTTTTAGAAATGATAGAAATGCTATAAAGAGTTCCAATAATGGGACTCTTTAACTCTTGCAAATAAACGTATATGTGATATAATAGTCTATGCACCATCAAATAAGGGAAGGAAGAGCGAGTATGCCAAAGGATAAAAATGCATACAAATTAATAGCACAGAACAAAAAAGCTTATCATGACTATTTTATAGAAGAAACTTATGAAGCAGGTATTGTACTTGTCGGAACAGAAGTTAAATCTATTCGTCAAGGTGCTGGTTCTGTTAAAGAAAGCTTCATCAAGATCAAAGATGGAGAAGCTTATATCTTTAACATGCATATTAATCCGTATGATAAGGGAAACATATTTAATAAAGATCCTCTTCGTACCCGTAAACTTTTACTTCACAAAAGAGAAATCACTAAGTTAATTGGTGAAACAACTCAAAAAGGGATGACGATAGTACCCCTTAAGGTTTATATCAAAGGCAGTTTAGTCAAGATGGAGATCGGGCTTGCCCGTGGTAAGAAACTTCATGACAAACGCGATGATATTGCCAAGAAGGATGAACGTCGTCAGAACGAAAGAGAATTTAAGATCAAAAACTTATAGTCGCCATATAGTCGCATTGGCCGCGTCAAGTATACCGTAAGCCCCGCATTATAATAAGGGGGTGCAATGGTTTCGACGGGGGTCACGTCTATCGGGGCAGCCATCCGTAGTTTGCTGGAGTCTACGTAAAAAGCTGGCAAAATAGTAAACGCTGAAGATAATTTAGCAATCGCAGCCTAAGGGCAGCAGTCTCCCTAAGCCCCCCGCAGCTTAGACCGAGGCTTCGACTAGCGGGCCACTCTCCTGCCTAAGCTTTGCAGCAACGAGAGTAACCATGAAGCTACTGAAACTAAGAGTCCGCCTTTAGACGCTTAGCAGAGGGAATGTTAAAGAAAAGGCTATGATGGTAGAGACCACAATATCCGGGCTTTCGGACAGGGGTTCGATTCCCCTCACCTCCATGGTTATAACCCACGAATTTCTGACAACTTAGTTGGAATTCGTGGGTTGTTTGCATTTTAGAGGAAAAAAGTTTAGACTTAATAGTATAGAGCCGTACCACAAGTAAATATGATTATAAGACAAGTGCTTTGATTATCTGTGTAAGTTATAAAGAATAAGCAAAGAGCATGTTTTAAGTCAATTAAAAATAATTTTAGTAAGAATCTAATGCTATATGGAGTACATCTCATTTAGAAGTAGTATAAATGTTAATGTTTATGGAACTCATTAATTATCATGACTATCAGAAAAATATTAATTGGCATTAGTACAAGCTTGTTCTATGTGCTAAGTATTCCTCGAAAAATTTCTTGTTTTAATAAATTTAATTAAGCAGAATACCACTGTTACATAAATTTTAGATTTAGGAGTAGGCAAAAACCTTGTAGTACCTGAGTTATAAATGAAAATGGACAATGCCAATAGATATTTTAAATATATTAAGGGCAGTGTTACACATATGAAAAAGAGGATTTATAAATGATTAATTATGAGATGATTTGTACAAAAATATTACAAGATAATGGGCCTTTGCTTGGCAGTGAGTTGCAAGAATACTTAATTTCAAAGACAGGAGTAACAGAAAACAATGCTCGGCAAGTAATATATCGATTGAAGAATAACAACAGCTTACTTACTACAGAACCAGTAAAATTCACTAGAAATCAAGTGATTTATTTCCTTCCCAAACAAAATATTCGAAATAAACTTAGGGAGGTAATTCCTGACCATGCTCAAACAATTCATAGAGTATACCAAGCACTAATTGAGCAAGATGGATTTCTTCATTGGTCTGAATTTGTAAAAATTTCAGCGGGCGTATTTAATAGTGAACAAGTTAAGGATAATAAACATAAAACTGTAGAAAAAATTTTTAATGATATGCTCAGACTTAAGCTTGTAAAACCAATTAGAAAATTTAATCATGATAGTTTTGTTATTGCCCATGAAGGTTGGGTCCCTTTAATAAATACAAATGAGATAAAGCTTGAGGAAAGACTAAGAGATTTGGCATTTGGAAAACAATTTACAGGAGAACTACTTCGGTGGATAGAGAGAATGAATATAGCGGGGTGGAATTCCACACATGTAGCAAAAGAAGACGATGATGAAAAAGGAATCAATGGATATTATTGGGATGCATATGGATTTTCATATTTATGGGGATTATATGAATCTAAGAATGACTCTATATTTAGTCCAACAGAGGAAAAAACTGGCTCACTAATTGTAATTGAGTCTGTATTATATCGTGAAATGAGAATGTATGATGTATCAGGGTTTATTGCGCGCATAAGTGTGTTGTATGGGAAATTGAAAACAAAAAATAATTTCAGAATAATTCCCATTTGTTTTGTTCAATCCATTGATGAGGATGCTTTGAAAGCTGTTCGAAAACGCGGCATTATGATTGTTTCAGTTACTGAGGTGTTTGGAACTAAAATAGCAGAAGCTTTAAAAATGGTTAGAATCCTTGATCCTAGAAATGTCGATGCAGAAGCGTTAGCTGGGATACTAGCTGCAGCAGATCAAAGTGGACATGATGGCAAATTCGGCTCGCTGAAAGGTTATGTATTCAACTTTCTTATAGCTTCAATTTTTAGTAATCAAGGATACAGTAGTGTGAAAATTGGTGTTAAATATGATAGCAATGGGGATAGATGTGAGTGTGATATTGTAATATCAGTTGATGATGATTATCTTATTGTATGTGAAACAAAAGGATATAACGAAGGAACATTGATTGAATTAGGTGATACTGACAAAGAGGCTGATACTGTAAAAAAGTTTTTTGAGAAGACCTGCACAATTGTTGAATCAGAGACTGGTAAGAAAGTCTTACCATTATTCATTACTTCGGGAGATTTCACAGAAGATGCTTTAAATTATATGAGTGAAATTAGTAAAAGAAAAAAAATCATAAGGCTATTGCAGGAGAAAAATTTTCCCAAGAGTATTTATTTGAATAGAGGAATGCTAATGGATTTTTTCAGCAACAAACAAATATATACAGAGCATAAAAAGGTATTAAAAGAGTTCTTTAGAAAGCATAAAAGTCCAAATCAGTCTTAAAACAGATACTAATGCTAGAATAAAAAATAGACACAGAAAACTGAGTATAGTTATAAAAAAAATAACTAATAGAACGATATATCTTTAAGCGACAAAAAATTTTGATGAAAATTTAAAGTCTATATAGTAAAACCAGTCGTAGAAAAAGGTAAAAAAGTAGCTGAAGTATTTCCAGATTCTTAATTTATTCTATCAACAGATGAAAAAGACAAATCAAGTTTTCTAGAGTTTAAATTTATGCAGCATAATAAATCAGTTAAAACCTTCAATGTGCATGATGAGTATATTGATAAATACTTAATAAGTATAAAAGCTAAGATCTTAAGTTTAGTTCAATACATATTATCAGTTGCAGCTTTGATATTTTAGGGAAGACATACAAATATAATTATTGGAGATAGCAAAATGTCTATATAATATATAAGCTGAGGGACTTATCAAAATAAGATTGTAAAAAATAAAAGGCGGCACAAGGAAATTTTAAAACTATGAGAAAATGTAAAATTAAATATTTGATGAATAAATAAGGAGGAAATGTCATGTCTAGAGCACACTTTTTTATTGAGGGTAGGTTAGCCAATTTATTAGGTGAAAGTTATTCTACCTGCGAATTAGCTTTAAAGGAGTTGATAGATAATGCGTGGGATGCAGATGCTAACAATGTATGGATAACATTGCCTGAAGATGGATTAAGTGAAAATTGTACTATTATAATACAAGATGATGGTTTAGGTATGACAGAAGATAGTATTAAGAAAGAATATTTACATATAGCTAGAGATAGGGTGAAAAGTAAGGGGCTCTATACTATAGAGAAAAAAAGAAAGGTTAAAGGTAAAAAAGGAATTGGAAAATTTGCAGGATTAACTTTGGCAGGAAAAATGAACTTAAATACCAAATCTAATGGTAGATGTGCAGAACTTATAATAGATAAAAGTAAACTTATAGATGTTGATATTAACTTAAATGAATTAGATATTAATATAGAGAATTGTAAGGTTGAACCTTTCGAGCATGGAACTACTATATACCTCAGTGAATTTAATCCTTCATTTATAATGCCTGGACTGGAAAAGCTAAAGAAAATACTTTTGCTTGAATATGGGAGAGAGCCGAATTTTAATATTTATATAAACGATAAAATTTTGTGTGTTGAAAATATTGGGGGAGAACATTTTCAGTTTAATCATTCCTTGGGAAAAAATAAGGATATTATATTAAATTTTAATATTACAGAAAAAAGGCTTAAGAAAAATGATTCTGGTATTGTTTTAAGAGTTTCAAATAAAATTATTGGACAACCTCAGTTCTGGGGCATTGAAGAAGATGAAAGTATACCTATGAAATTATTACATAAAGTGTATGGTGAAGTAGAAGCTAATTTTCTCTTGGAGTTTACTACTAACTCATGGGGAATACTTGAAAACACACGAGATTATCAAGAACTAAAGGCATTTATATGTGAAAAGGTAACTACGGAACTTCATAAAAAATTTAAAGAGGAAATAAAGATTCAAACAAAAAATATAGAAAAAAAATTAGAATTACAATTAAGCAGATTACCAGAAAATCGTAGAAAATATGCTTCAAAAAGAATAAAAAATATCCTAAAAAATTTTTATGGAGAGAGTGAAGCGAAAATAGACATTATAATTAATGTAATGATAGAGGCCTTAGAGAAGGATATCTACTTTGACATTATAGACAACATAAATATAGCAAGTGAACAGGATGTACATACTTTTGCAGAAGCTCTAAATGAATTTGGTTTAGCAGATGTTGGAATAATAGCTCAACAAGCAAAGACTAGACTAAAATTTCTCGACTATTTACAAAAGCTTGTAAATAAAAAAGATACTTTAGAAAAGGATATTCACAAGGCAATTGAACAAAACATGTGGATATTTGGATATGATTATAATATGATGGGTTCCAATGTTACTACTGCATCAATTATTGATAAGTTTTATAATAAGCACTTTACAGGAAATAGAGCTAATAAAAGACCTGACCTACTTTTAAACAAAGGATACAAGAATGCTTATCTTTTAATCGAATTTAAGAGACCATCTATTAAGATTGAAAGAGTGCACGAGATGCAAGCACTTGAATACAGAGATGATTTAAAAGAATTTATTCGTAATGCTGTTATAGATATTATAGTTTTAGGAGGTACTGTAAACTCTAATATTCTCGATGACACTCAGAATTTAAAGCTCATGTCATTTGATGAACTTATTGCGGAAGCACGAACACAACTAGAATGGTTAATAGATGAACTTAAAAGAGTATAAAGAATAAGTATTCTCAGTTGAAGTGATTTTTAATACGATAATACGTTTTAACTTTATTAAAAGAGTTTATAAAAACGAACGAGTGTTCTTCATAAAGATATATTATATATAAGATAGGTAAAAAAGCAATGTTTTCAAGCCTATTTCAAATACAGAAAAAGAGTAATAAGGATAAGTCTTTCGCTTAAGATTTAATCCCTATTACTCTTTTTTGTTTCTTATAATCTGCTTAGCCTTTAAATATGTTTATAATGGGAGCATAGAAAGAAGTAGCTTATAAAAATATAAAGAGATTAGCTAAAAGAAGTCTGTCGCTTCTTTTTTTAAATAAGCACTTAAAAAATGATGAAAAGTAAATAAAAATAATTCAAAAAATAAAATATTGTGGTAAAATGGTATATAAGTTAATTATTTTAAATAAAAGTTGAATAATTAAACGCACCACAGATAATTTGTAGTTATCTGTAACTAGATTGAGAGATTCTTATCTTAAGAAACATGATGCTATTTTATTTATAGAAAAGTGGTGAATTAATTATTATTTACCTCATAATTAAAAAGTATAAGTGATGTATTGAATTATGTACCATAGATCATTATAAAATATTTAGGAATTAATGTAGACGGTGTTTCTAAAAGATTTTTTGTTGATAAATTTATATTCAATGGCAAGTAAAATTAAGATATAAAGTAAATATAAATTGAGAGCATAGGCAAATAAATATTTATAAATTTAGAGGGGAGATAAATAATATATGAAAAACATTGACGAATGGTTGGCGGAAATTAGTATTCAAAGCAATCTATATAAAGAATTTAATGGTATGGACAAAAGTGAATCACTTAGAGAGATATTAAAGTTTTTTTTAGATAACAATGTGGGAGTTGGAACAGGGACTTCTTATTATTACTTAACTGATAATTCAGGATTTGAAGCACGAGCCAATTTGTATTATGGAAAAGTGGCACTATTTAAAGTGATTTTGTTAGTAAATGCATTTGGAAAGCAAAATGTAGAAATCAAGGTTGAGAAAGTAAGAAAGGCTGAAAATAATCTAAAAAGAGTACAGGATATATCAAAAGAACTTAAAAAGGGGTCAATGGATTTATTTAATATAAGTCATTATTATACACAAACTCAGCATGCTCAATCCAATTACACCAATTTTAAACTTTTAGTTAGTAAACTCAAGCATGCCATAGACATATACAATAATAATATTAATAAAATAGTAGATAAGGAATTAATGCTTAAAAATATTCGGATAAGTAATTTTAAAAAGATTATTAAAGCAAGTGTAACCTTTGACAATGAAAATGATAATTTGAAAGTTTTAGTAGGAACTAATAATGCAGGAAAAACTTCTTTTATTCAAGGAGTTTTGATAGGGTACCATGCACTATCTTTGTTGGATAAGTCAGATAGGTTAGAATATGATGAATATGGACAATTAATTGTAGGAAGTCAAACAGGGGTTAGATATGATAAAATACCATTTCTGCTAAGTGAGTTAATAGACTTATTTAATTGTAATGCAAGAGCTAATATGGCAAAAGGAGTAGTTTTTTGTACATTTTATTTTGAAAATGAAATGTACATTGAAATAGGAGCTAGATTAGTTGCTGAAACATATTCTGTCTTTATTAGTAGGTGTTCTCAAGGAATATCACATCAAGCAATTGTAAATTTTATTGATAGACCTATTACATTAATTCCAAGCTTCTTTAATGTAGTTACAGATGAAGAAAGAAAAACTCCTGCAAGATATAATAGTATGCTGAAAAGCGGAAACTATAATCAACTTTTTAGAAATATCTTGTTAGATTTGAAAAATATAAATGAAGATGATGCTGGAGTAGAGGTAATTCAAGAAAATAAATTTTTTGAGTTACAAAAACTAGTAAGAGATATATTTGGTATTCAAAACTTAGATGTTTCTTTTAATCCAGAAGAGGATGAATATATTATTGCAACATATGAAGTTACAGATAACATTAATAACAGGAACAAAATTGATAGAATAGATATTTCAACTTTAGGGATGGGGACATTACAATTTATACAAGTAATTGCCCAAATATTACTTGGAAAACCATCTATGATTCTTTTAGATGAACCAGATGCTCATTTACATGCAAAATTACAAGTAGAAATAATAAAATTATTTGAGCAGTTTTCCAATAAGTATAAAACTAAATTTTTGATTGCAACGCATTCAAAAGATATCATTAATTCTGTAAATCCTCATAATGTTGTTATGTTTAATTCAAAAAGTGAATTAATTGGAGTAGAAGAATACGATGCAGGATTTATTGGATTAATTAGAAATCTAGGAGCCACAACAGAGGAGCTTGTTGGATTAAATTTAGGAAAAAGAGTAGTTATTGTAGAAGGGATAGATGATAAAGAAAATTTAGATTTTTTATGCAAAGAAGCTGGTGTAAATAAGTGTAAGAACTATAATATGATAAAGATATTACCGTTAGGTGGAAGAAAAAATGTATTAACTAATCAATGGGATAAGTTTATAACAATTGAAGATAATGAGTTTAAGAAATTAGCTGTGTTTGATAGAGATTTTAGGCCAATAGAAAAACAAAAAGAAGATGCAAATAAGTTGAGAAAAAAAGGGTTTGGGGTTGTAGAATGGAGTAAAAAAGAATTTGAAAATTATTTGCTTATACCTGATATTATTGCGAAGGTAATTAATGAAGAATATCCCCAAACCCATGTAATAGAAAGTCAGGATATTATAGATGTAATAAATATGACATATGAAGAGACAAAAGAATCTATTGTTTTTGAATATGAGAAATGCATGGAAATAGAAAGAAAGAAGGAGATTAAAAATTCAACTGGAGATAAAATTGCTGATATAGAATTAAGTAAACCTGATCAGATTGATATACGAAGAAAAGTAAATAGTTATTTAAAATCACAAGAAGTGGGCGACATAGTCTGTGGGAAAGAGACAATTGATTCAATACGAGTACAATTAATAATAAAATCTACACCTACAAGAGAAGACTTTGTAAAAAAAATAATAAGTAAAATGATAAAGACTAATAAATATCATTCAGATATTGATTTATTCATTTCTAATATTAAAGAAATGATTG
Coding sequences within:
- a CDS encoding MgtC/SapB family protein, yielding MQNIGAYLNEVNILSIIVRLVLACLCGGIIGFDRIKKRRPAGLKTHILVCIGATLAMITNQYIFNVYGEIVDPARLGAQVISGIGFLGAGTIIVTGRQQIRGLTTAAGLWASATMGLAIGIGFYSAAIIGCIFIFIVMTVVQKVDNMIVAKSPILEIYMEFSNIENVRVFIDLTKTYELKILGIQLTEPSKYNAQGVGALLTIQTSHNENHADIMALLRSLDGVLNVEDVAQI
- a CDS encoding FAD-dependent oxidoreductase; the protein is MKVVVVGCTHAGTAAVVNIKALYKDCDVTVYERNNNISFLSCGIALNVGGVVEDSQKLFYNSPEGLVKLGVKTRMEHDVLDIDFKSRTLKVKNLTNGEVFEDHYDKLILTLGSWPVIPPIEGIDQENIVLCKNYNHAQTIIQKTEEVQNVVVIGAGYIGVELAEAFEVKGKQVTLIDAEERIMSKYLDDEFTDLAENAFINHGIKLALKESVVKFEGEQGKVTKVITDRASYDADLVVMCIGFAPNSALVKGKIDTLPNGAILIDDYMRTSEKDVFAAGDCCVVRFNPAGDYRYIPLATNAVRMGTLVAKNLMEPKLKYMGTQATSGIKIYEYCIASTGMTEEVARATTDREIDAVVLTDNYRPEFMPTFEMATVKLVYDKSTRRILGGQIISKQDLTQFMNTLSVVVQNNMTIEELAMTDFFFQPHFNKPWSLLNAAALKAL
- a CDS encoding (2Fe-2S)-binding protein encodes the protein MSDDLDQALKDKLTKVCICKGISRKVIKEAIKDGAHTVEAVQKVTGAGSGGCKGNRCTPKIRELIESMTE
- the smpB gene encoding SsrA-binding protein SmpB, coding for MPKDKNAYKLIAQNKKAYHDYFIEETYEAGIVLVGTEVKSIRQGAGSVKESFIKIKDGEAYIFNMHINPYDKGNIFNKDPLRTRKLLLHKREITKLIGETTQKGMTIVPLKVYIKGSLVKMEIGLARGKKLHDKRDDIAKKDERRQNEREFKIKNL
- a CDS encoding ATP-binding protein; its protein translation is MSRAHFFIEGRLANLLGESYSTCELALKELIDNAWDADANNVWITLPEDGLSENCTIIIQDDGLGMTEDSIKKEYLHIARDRVKSKGLYTIEKKRKVKGKKGIGKFAGLTLAGKMNLNTKSNGRCAELIIDKSKLIDVDINLNELDINIENCKVEPFEHGTTIYLSEFNPSFIMPGLEKLKKILLLEYGREPNFNIYINDKILCVENIGGEHFQFNHSLGKNKDIILNFNITEKRLKKNDSGIVLRVSNKIIGQPQFWGIEEDESIPMKLLHKVYGEVEANFLLEFTTNSWGILENTRDYQELKAFICEKVTTELHKKFKEEIKIQTKNIEKKLELQLSRLPENRRKYASKRIKNILKNFYGESEAKIDIIINVMIEALEKDIYFDIIDNINIASEQDVHTFAEALNEFGLADVGIIAQQAKTRLKFLDYLQKLVNKKDTLEKDIHKAIEQNMWIFGYDYNMMGSNVTTASIIDKFYNKHFTGNRANKRPDLLLNKGYKNAYLLIEFKRPSIKIERVHEMQALEYRDDLKEFIRNAVIDIIVLGGTVNSNILDDTQNLKLMSFDELIAEARTQLEWLIDELKRV
- a CDS encoding ATP-dependent nuclease, with protein sequence MKNIDEWLAEISIQSNLYKEFNGMDKSESLREILKFFLDNNVGVGTGTSYYYLTDNSGFEARANLYYGKVALFKVILLVNAFGKQNVEIKVEKVRKAENNLKRVQDISKELKKGSMDLFNISHYYTQTQHAQSNYTNFKLLVSKLKHAIDIYNNNINKIVDKELMLKNIRISNFKKIIKASVTFDNENDNLKVLVGTNNAGKTSFIQGVLIGYHALSLLDKSDRLEYDEYGQLIVGSQTGVRYDKIPFLLSELIDLFNCNARANMAKGVVFCTFYFENEMYIEIGARLVAETYSVFISRCSQGISHQAIVNFIDRPITLIPSFFNVVTDEERKTPARYNSMLKSGNYNQLFRNILLDLKNINEDDAGVEVIQENKFFELQKLVRDIFGIQNLDVSFNPEEDEYIIATYEVTDNINNRNKIDRIDISTLGMGTLQFIQVIAQILLGKPSMILLDEPDAHLHAKLQVEIIKLFEQFSNKYKTKFLIATHSKDIINSVNPHNVVMFNSKSELIGVEEYDAGFIGLIRNLGATTEELVGLNLGKRVVIVEGIDDKENLDFLCKEAGVNKCKNYNMIKILPLGGRKNVLTNQWDKFITIEDNEFKKLAVFDRDFRPIEKQKEDANKLRKKGFGVVEWSKKEFENYLLIPDIIAKVINEEYPQTHVIESQDIIDVINMTYEETKESIVFEYEKCMEIERKKEIKNSTGDKIADIELSKPDQIDIRRKVNSYLKSQEVGDIVCGKETIDSIRVQLIIKSTPTREDFVKKIISKMIKTNKYHSDIDLFISNIKEMIE